The Centroberyx gerrardi isolate f3 chromosome 19, fCenGer3.hap1.cur.20231027, whole genome shotgun sequence genome has a segment encoding these proteins:
- the tmem268 gene encoding transmembrane protein 268 isoform X1 has product MMEDKNGHCNVMEESEVDVQPRRAKPSPQANNRPKWSNGQCVLAVPSYSALNPSFDLSLCRTLLERDGFQIPVGDFEAPLKSALDVPSVRRFMVFNSALFHFIMAPVLYVVVWCAVFSTLHVYMTVTDYWVLCLSVSLISIFLTTAVIFVLHHSNKEININLDVRLIQVNERMVKHKLLVGVVDWVQNCTGKLQLYCVYWDMARCLRTLTETLEERSSVANETQKKLKKRMSHLVLVTEVAAADPEVGGSEVEEGPEEERPLLLGNEEAGRSTSSSQREDSKITTSYSLIPDTALPAQAKAHQLLMTYSAAYVKLLVSERLSGPSSHHLRPRRNHCSTASLCLCQHIRTKILR; this is encoded by the exons ATGATGGAGGACAAGAACGGGCATTGCAACGTGATGGAGGAGAGCGAAGTCGATGTTCAACCCAGGCGAGCCAAGCCTTCACCGCAGGCCAACAACAGACCGAAATGGTCCAATG gtcagtgTGTGCTGGCAGTGCCTAGCTACTCCGCACTAAACCCCAGCTTTGATCTGTCCCTGTGCCGCACCTTACTGGAGAGGGATGGCTTccag ATTCCAGTCGGGGACTTCGAGGCTCCTTTGAAGTCGGCTCTGGACGTTCCCTCCGTCCGCAGATTCATGGTCTTCAACTCCGCCCTCTTCCATTTCATAATGGCACCA GTGTTGTATGTGGTGGTGTGGTGTGCCGTGTTCTCCACCCTCCACGTCTACATGACCGTCACCGACTACTGggtcctctgtctctccgtcaGCCTGATCTCCATCTTCCTCACCACGGCCGTCATCTTCGTCCTGCACCACAGTAACAAGGAG ATCAACATAAACCTCGACGTTCGGCTAATCCAGGTGAATGAGAGGATGGTGAAGCACAAGCTGCTGGTGGGCGTGGTCGACTGGGTTCAGAACTGCACCGGAAAACTGCAG cTGTACTGTGTGTATTGGGACATGGCCCGCTGTTTGAGGACACTGACTGAAACTCTAGAGGAGAGGAGTTCTGTGGCGAACGAGACCCAG AAGAAACTGAAGAAGCGAATGTCCCATCTGGTCCTTGTGACCGAGGTAGCGGCTGCTGACCCTGAGGtcggggggtcagaggtcgagGAGGgcccagaggaggagaggcctCTGCTGCTGGGTAATGAGGAGGCGGGGCGCAGTACCTCATCCAGCCAGCGGGAAGACTCCAAAATCACCACCAGCTACAGCCTCATCCCTGACACAGCGCTACCTGCTCAG GCCAAAGCCCACCAGCTGCTCATGACCTACAGTGCAGCGTATGTGAAGCTGCTGGTGTCCGAGCGTCTGTCCGGCCCGTCAAGCCACCACCTGCGGCCCCGGAGGAACCACTGCAGCAccgcctccctctgcctctgccagCACATCAGAACCAAGATCCTCCGATAA
- the tmem268 gene encoding transmembrane protein 268 isoform X2: MMEDKNGHCNVMEESEVDVQPRRAKPSPQANNRPKWSNGQCVLAVPSYSALNPSFDLSLCRTLLERDGFQIPVGDFEAPLKSALDVPSVRRFMVFNSALFHFIMAPVLYVVVWCAVFSTLHVYMTVTDYWVLCLSVSLISIFLTTAVIFVLHHSNKEININLDVRLIQVNERMVKHKLLVGVVDWVQNCTGKLQLYCVYWDMARCLRTLTETLEERSSVANETQKLKKRMSHLVLVTEVAAADPEVGGSEVEEGPEEERPLLLGNEEAGRSTSSSQREDSKITTSYSLIPDTALPAQAKAHQLLMTYSAAYVKLLVSERLSGPSSHHLRPRRNHCSTASLCLCQHIRTKILR; the protein is encoded by the exons ATGATGGAGGACAAGAACGGGCATTGCAACGTGATGGAGGAGAGCGAAGTCGATGTTCAACCCAGGCGAGCCAAGCCTTCACCGCAGGCCAACAACAGACCGAAATGGTCCAATG gtcagtgTGTGCTGGCAGTGCCTAGCTACTCCGCACTAAACCCCAGCTTTGATCTGTCCCTGTGCCGCACCTTACTGGAGAGGGATGGCTTccag ATTCCAGTCGGGGACTTCGAGGCTCCTTTGAAGTCGGCTCTGGACGTTCCCTCCGTCCGCAGATTCATGGTCTTCAACTCCGCCCTCTTCCATTTCATAATGGCACCA GTGTTGTATGTGGTGGTGTGGTGTGCCGTGTTCTCCACCCTCCACGTCTACATGACCGTCACCGACTACTGggtcctctgtctctccgtcaGCCTGATCTCCATCTTCCTCACCACGGCCGTCATCTTCGTCCTGCACCACAGTAACAAGGAG ATCAACATAAACCTCGACGTTCGGCTAATCCAGGTGAATGAGAGGATGGTGAAGCACAAGCTGCTGGTGGGCGTGGTCGACTGGGTTCAGAACTGCACCGGAAAACTGCAG cTGTACTGTGTGTATTGGGACATGGCCCGCTGTTTGAGGACACTGACTGAAACTCTAGAGGAGAGGAGTTCTGTGGCGAACGAGACCCAG AAACTGAAGAAGCGAATGTCCCATCTGGTCCTTGTGACCGAGGTAGCGGCTGCTGACCCTGAGGtcggggggtcagaggtcgagGAGGgcccagaggaggagaggcctCTGCTGCTGGGTAATGAGGAGGCGGGGCGCAGTACCTCATCCAGCCAGCGGGAAGACTCCAAAATCACCACCAGCTACAGCCTCATCCCTGACACAGCGCTACCTGCTCAG GCCAAAGCCCACCAGCTGCTCATGACCTACAGTGCAGCGTATGTGAAGCTGCTGGTGTCCGAGCGTCTGTCCGGCCCGTCAAGCCACCACCTGCGGCCCCGGAGGAACCACTGCAGCAccgcctccctctgcctctgccagCACATCAGAACCAAGATCCTCCGATAA
- the prrt1 gene encoding proline-rich transmembrane protein 1, with amino-acid sequence MSSEKHGLDDSGRQTMQPPPYLPGPQDPNVPQHPNMPPAPGSQPNYPPPPPPPGSEGYLQETQFHCGPLGPPGAPQGYTVQTQGPGGTMPHPPVGYLHPGYPLQLQPCTAYVPVYPMASGQPYMPGGGGHPGIPPGQIHPMQMPPSITLMDRRPPHDYLPIAVLTTVCCFWPTGIIAIIKAVQVRTAIARGDMVTAEIASREARNFSFISLAVGIASIVLCTILTVVVIIASQHHDDDWEP; translated from the exons ATGTCGTCGGAAAAACACG GTCTCGATGACTCTGGCCGTCAGACCATGCAGCCCCCTCCGTACCTCCCCGGGCCCCAAGACCCCAACGTACCCCAGCACCCCAACATGCCTCCTGCGCCCGGCTCCCAGCCCAACTACCCTCCTCCGCCCCCGCCTCCGGGCTCAGAGGGCTACCTCCAAGAGACCCAGTTCCACTGCGGCCCGCTGGGACCGCCGGGCGCGCCGCAGGGCTACACGGTGCAGACCCAAGGCCCCGGAGGCACCATGCCCCACCCCCCTGTAGGGTACCTCCACCCGGGATACCCCCTTCAGCTGCAGCCCTGCACAGCCTACGTACCCGTCTACCCCATGGCATCG GGTCAGCCCTACATGCCGGGTGGAGGAGGCCACCCAGGGATCCCACCAGGCCAGATTCATCCCATGCAGATGCCCCCCAGCATCACCCTAATGGACCGCCGCCCGCCCCACGACTACCTGCCCATCGCCGTGCTCACCACTGTCTGCTGCTTCTGGCCTACAGGCATCATCGCCATCATCAAAGCAGTGCAG GTGCGCACGGCGATAGCCAGAGGGGACATGGTGACGGCGGAGATAGCCTCCCGCGAGGCACGCAACTTCTCCTTCATCAGCCTGGCGGTCGGCATCGCCTCCATTGTGCTGTGCACCATCCTCACCGTGGTCGTCATCATCGCCTCGCAGCACCATGACGACGACTGGGAGCCGTAA